The window ACAAATAAACAGGAGGAGGCAACCAATGAAGACAAAATCCTTTTTGAGCACCGCGTCGCTTGCGCTGGCGATCGCCGCATTCTCGTCAGGCGCGCAGGCGCAGATCGCGATCGGGCATCTCGCCGATTATTCCGGCGGCACGTCCGACGTCGGCACGCCCTACGGCCAAGCCGTCGCCGACACCTTCGCCTGGGTCAACAAGAACGGCGGCGTAGGCGGCAAGCAGATCAACGTCGATACCAACGACTATGGCTACCAGGTGCCGCGCGCGATCGCGCTCTACAAGAAGTGGTCGGCGCCGGACTCCAAGGTCGCGGCGATCATGGGCTGGGGCACGGCAGACACCGAGGCGCTGACCGGCTTCCTCGCGCAAGACAAGATCCCCGATCTCTCCGGCTCCTACGCCGCCGCCCTCACCGATCCCGAAGGTGTCAGCGGCAAGGCCAAGCCCGCGCCCTATAATTTCTTCTATGGTCCGAGCTATTCGGACTCGCTGCGCGCGATGCTAATGTGGGCAGCCGAAGACTGGAAGGCCAAGGGCAAGTCCGGCAAGCCGAAATTCGTCCACATGGGGGCCAACCACCCTTATCCGAACGCGCCGAAGGCCGCCGGCGAAGCCATGGCGCAGGAGCTCGGCTTCGAGGTGCTGCCCCCGCTGGTGTTCGCGCTCGCGCCGGGTGACTACAGCGCGCAGTGCCTGAGCCTGAAATCCTCGGGCGCCAACTACGCCTATCTCGGCAACACCGCCGCGTCCAACATCTCGGTGATGAAGGCCTGCAAGACCGCCGGCGTCGACATCCAGTTCATGGGCAATGTCTGGGGCATGGACGAGAACGCCGCCAAGACCGCGGGCGATGCCGCCGACGGCGTGATCTTCCCGCTGCGCACGGCGGTGAGCTGGGGCGGCGATGCCCCCGGCATGAAAACGGTGATGGAGATCTCGAAGATGTCCGACCCGACCGGCAAGGTCTATCGCCCCGTGCACTACATCGCGGCGGTCTGCTCGGCGCTTTACATGAAGGAGGCGATCGATTGGGCCGCCAAGAACGGCGGCGCCACCGGCGAGAACGTCGCCAAGGGCTTCTACCAGAAGAAGGACTGGGTGCCGGCCGGGATGGAAGGTGTCTGCAATCCCTCGACCTGGACCGATAAGGACCACCGCGGCACGCTGAAGGTCGACCTCTACCGCACCAAGATTGCGGGCGCGACCGACGGCGACCTCAACGACCTCATGGCCAAGGGCGCGATCAAGCTCGAGAAGGTCAAGACCG of the Bradyrhizobium sp. WSM1417 genome contains:
- a CDS encoding ABC transporter substrate-binding protein encodes the protein MKTKSFLSTASLALAIAAFSSGAQAQIAIGHLADYSGGTSDVGTPYGQAVADTFAWVNKNGGVGGKQINVDTNDYGYQVPRAIALYKKWSAPDSKVAAIMGWGTADTEALTGFLAQDKIPDLSGSYAAALTDPEGVSGKAKPAPYNFFYGPSYSDSLRAMLMWAAEDWKAKGKSGKPKFVHMGANHPYPNAPKAAGEAMAQELGFEVLPPLVFALAPGDYSAQCLSLKSSGANYAYLGNTAASNISVMKACKTAGVDIQFMGNVWGMDENAAKTAGDAADGVIFPLRTAVSWGGDAPGMKTVMEISKMSDPTGKVYRPVHYIAAVCSALYMKEAIDWAAKNGGATGENVAKGFYQKKDWVPAGMEGVCNPSTWTDKDHRGTLKVDLYRTKIAGATDGDLNDLMAKGAIKLEKVKTVELPRKPELLGW